A stretch of DNA from Microlunatus sp. Gsoil 973:
CACGATCGCGTTCGGGATGGGCATCGACAAACCGGACGTACGCTTCGTGGCCCATCTCGATCTTCCGAAGTCGGTCGAGGGCTATTACCAGGAGACCGGCCGAGCGGGCCGGGACGGGCTGCCGGCGACCGCCTGGCTGGCCTACGGCCTGCAGGATGTGGTGCAACAGCGCCGGTTGATCAACAACGGCGACGGCGATGCCGCGTACAAGCGGCAGCAGTCGGCGCACTTGGACGCGATGCTGGCCCTGTGTGAGACGGTGCGCTGCCGGCGACAACAACTGCTGGGCTATTTCGGTCAGCAGTCCGACGCCTGCGGCAATTGCGATACCTGCCTGCAGCCGGCGGAGTCCTGGGACGGCACCATCGCCGCGCAGAAGGTGTTGTCGGCGGTGTACCGGCTGCACACGCAACGGCGCCAGCATTTCGGCGCCGGGCACATCATCGACATCCTGACCGGCAGCGTCACGGCGCGGGTCGAACAGTTCCAGCACCAGCAACTGTCGGTGTTCGGCGTCGGAGCCGATCTTGACGCGGTCGCCTGGCGGGCGGTGATCCGGCAGCTGCTGGCCCAGGGCTACCTGGCGGTGGAGTCGGACCACGGGACCTTGGGGCTGACGGCCCGCAGCCGGGAAGTGCTCTTCGACAACACCCCGGTGCGGTTGCGGCGCGACCCGGAGCGCAAGCGGCCGGCACGGACCAGATCGCCGAAGACGGTGGTCGACCTGCCCGAGCAGGCGGTTCCGCTGTTCGAGCGGTTGCGGAGTTGGCGGGCCGCCACGGCCAGGGACCAGGGCATCCCGGCCTACGTCATCTTCCACGACGCCACGCTGCGCGAGATCGCCACCCGACGGCCGCAGGACCTGACCGGGCTCGCCGACATCAGTGGAGTCGGTGAGGCCAAACTCGCGCGCTACGGCGACCAGGTTCTCGCCGCGTTGCACGAGGACGGTTGAACCTCAGCGTTCAGTCCTCGTCATCCCCGCCCGGCAGGCCGTCCCAGATCTCTTTGCAGTCCGGACAGATCGGAAACCGCTCCGGGTCGCGACTGGGCACCCAGACCTTGCCGCAGAGCGCCACCACCGGCGTCCCCATCACCATGGCCTCGGTCAACTTGTCCTTGGGCACGAAATGACTGAACCGTTCGGAGTCGCCCTCGTCGTACCGGTACTCGGTCTCGGTACGGTCGTCGACGATCGTCTCCGCGCCCGGGCTCAACTGCTGGCTCATGCGCACCATCCTATGTCGCCCATTGTCCGGCTGATCCT
This window harbors:
- the recQ gene encoding DNA helicase RecQ, whose amino-acid sequence is MTDEQPTAHRVLQRVFGYDSFRGSQAEIIEQLVGGGDALVLMPTGGGKSLCYQIPALVRDGVGIVISPLIALMQDQVDALLAVGVRAGFLNSSQDFASRQRTERALLAGDLDLLYLAPERLRLPATLELLDRVHQQTRIALFAIDEAHCVSQWGHDFRPDYLELSALHRRWPDVPRIALTATATQATRAEIIERLDLRRARQFVASFDRPNIGYRIVAKDNPRRQLLDLISTEHAGDSGIVYCLSRASVEDTADLLSQKGIAALPYHAGLDAATRRDHQARFLREDGLIMVATIAFGMGIDKPDVRFVAHLDLPKSVEGYYQETGRAGRDGLPATAWLAYGLQDVVQQRRLINNGDGDAAYKRQQSAHLDAMLALCETVRCRRQQLLGYFGQQSDACGNCDTCLQPAESWDGTIAAQKVLSAVYRLHTQRRQHFGAGHIIDILTGSVTARVEQFQHQQLSVFGVGADLDAVAWRAVIRQLLAQGYLAVESDHGTLGLTARSREVLFDNTPVRLRRDPERKRPARTRSPKTVVDLPEQAVPLFERLRSWRAATARDQGIPAYVIFHDATLREIATRRPQDLTGLADISGVGEAKLARYGDQVLAALHEDG
- a CDS encoding DUF3039 domain-containing protein, which produces MSQQLSPGAETIVDDRTETEYRYDEGDSERFSHFVPKDKLTEAMVMGTPVVALCGKVWVPSRDPERFPICPDCKEIWDGLPGGDDED